Sequence from the Pontibacter pudoricolor genome:
TTCCGGACCTGATCCTGGAGTTAAGCACATCTGTATAGCGATAATGCCCTGTTGCCTTAACCTGGTGGTTAGTATAAGTTACTTTTACCAGTTCCGTGCCGAGCCAATGGCCCAATGTTCTATTGTATTTCTTTTTCGATTCGAGCACAAATTCATTTCCGTTTACAGTTCTTACACGCAGCCCTTCTTTCTTCAGCGATTCTATAGTCCATTCCGTTACCGCCGCTGCATTCTTTAACCCTGACACACAAAACTGGTGTTGGCGCGACGAGTACGCATGAATTACCGAACACATAACCGGGAAAAGCACAATAACAGGCCAGCTACCATCCAAGTAACTATAGATTGAGGCGTCTCCGAGGATAGAGGCAAGCAGATAGAATGCTCCGCCCGCCAACGCATATAATACTACTATAACCAGCATCGACAGAACGATCTGCAGAAACTTAGGGCGGTAAGAAATAACAGTGGATCGCATAGGCTCTTACATTAATGGTAGAAACTATAACACGGAGGTATTTCTGGCCGGAAAAGATAAAGACCAATATTGCTAACGTAAATCAGCAACATTGGTCTTTATTCTAGTATAAATTTTATTATTTAATTTATACTTTATAGTTAATCTAAATTAGGTTAGCATACCGCCATCTACCTGCAACACCTGGCCGGTAATGTAAGATGACTGGTCTGAAGCAAGGAACACAGCACAGTTAGCTACATCTTCCGGGGTACCACCGCGCTTTAACGGAATTGCCTTTCTCCACTCGTCTACCACCTTCTGATCCAGCTCGCCGGTCATTTCAGTTTCGATAAAGCCTGGGGCAATAGCGTTGCAACGGATATTACGGGAGCCTAACTCCAGTGCAACAGATTTTGTAAAGCCAATGCTACCAGCTTTAGAGGCCGCATAATTTGCCTGGCCTGCGTTGCCTTTAATACCTACCACCGATGTAATGTTGATGATAGTGCCATACTTGGCGCGCATCATGTGTTTGGTAGCGCCTTTGGTCAGGTTAAAAACAGATTTCAGGTTGGTGTTGATCACGGCATCCCACTGGTCTTCGGTCATGCGCATCAGCAAACCGTCGCGGGTAATACCGGCATTGTTCACCAGGATGTCGATCTTGCCAAAGTCAGCTACTACATCTTCAATCAGTTTGTCGGCCTGCGCAATGTCAGAAGCATCGGAGCGATAGCCTTTTGCTTTGCCGCCGTTGGCAGTCAGTTCCTGCTCAAGGGCCTGGCCTTTTTCAACACTTGATAAGTAGGTAAATGCTACCTGCGCGCCTTCTTCCACAAACTTCTGTGCAATGGCACGTCCTATTCCTTTAGATGCCCCGGTTACCAGAGCTATTTTTCCTTCTAATGCTTTCATAAGCTCCAAAGTTATAAAAGATTTTTTAATAGGATGACACCACTTCCGAGAAGGCCCCTAAAAGAACTATAAATTACTGAACTATAACTACATAGCAAAACAACTACATAAGTATAGTACAATCGCACTTTACAACAAGTACAACTTAAATACTATATCTACTATATAAAAAACCACTGTAACTTATTTATAATCTGATTATTGTATTGCAAACAATTTTTATTTCTATTGTTTAAGCCATATTTTCGTGTCGATTTTCAACCAAAGGCCACAGTAATGTTCAAACGTAGTATCGGATTAGCTATCCTGGTAGCTGTATCCCTGCTCGTGTTTTTCACGGTAGTTCAAAACCTGACTTTCGAGAAAGCCAGCGCTCAAAGTAAACCAAACCCGGTAGCAAAGCCTTCGCCGGAACCCGAAGCAAAGGCTCCTGCTCCTGTCGTGTACGGCATCCCAACCGATTCTCTGGAGATTGTAGAGGCTACTGTGGAACGTGGTGAAAACCTTTCGGAAATTCTCGACAACTATAACATTTCGCTGACTACCATTTCGGAACTAGCCAAAAAATCGAAGCCCGTATTTAATGTGCGCCGCATCAGCGCCAACCGCAACTATACCATCCTGCACCTCCCCGATTCGGGCAAAACCGCCCAGTATTTTATTTATGAGCCCAGCGAAACCGAATATGTGATCTACGACCTGCGGAAAGAGTTGAATGTAACGCTGGAAAAACGCAGAATTGATACCGTTGAAAGAGCCATTGCCGGTATTATTCAGAACTCCTTGTTTGTGGCATTAACCGAGGCTGGTGGTTCAGCGCAACTAGTAAACCATTTTGCCGATATTTATGCCTGGCGCCTCGATCTGAACCGCCTGCAACCCGGCGATAAGTTTAAACTGATCTATGACGAACATGTGGTGAATGGTAAAACGATCGGTTTCGGGAAGATAAAATCAGCTTATTTTGAGCACGAGGGCAAAGAACTATATGCCATCGGTTTTGACCAGGGCAAAGGCATAGGTTATTACGACCAGGAAGGGAAAAGCCTGAAAAGAGCTTTCCTGCGTGAGCCGCTGGAGTTTAGCCGTATCAGTTCCCGTTTCTCAAAAAGCCGTTTCCATCCGGTGCAAAAGCGTTACAAACCACACCTGGGCACCGACTTTGCAGCCCGCCACGGCACACCGATCCGTACGGTTGGCGACGGTATCGTTTTAGAAGCAAAATATACCCGCGGCAATGGCTATTATGTAAAGATCAAGCATAATAAAACTTACACCACGCAGTACCTGCACATGTCTAAGTTCGCAAGAGGAGTAAGAACAGGCTCCCGCGTAAAGCAAGGCCAGACAATTGGCTATGTAGGCAGCACCGGCCTGGCAACAGGTCCACACTTATGTTACCGCTTCTGGAAAAACGGCAAACAGGTAGATGCCCTGAGAGTTAAATTACCATCTGCCGACCCGGTTAAGAAAAGCAAACTGGATGAGTTTGAACAACTGAAAGAAGCAACTATAAACCAGATGCAGGCCATTAACTTTGATGGCACGCAGCAACCGGAACTACTGGCTTCGGATAAACAGGAAACTCAAAAAGGAGCTTAATTAAGAATGTTATAGTGAAACACAGGAAGGGCGCAGCTTATAGTTGCGTTTTTCCTGTTTTAAGCAGTTAACTATTGCTTATAGTTTACCAGATCGATATTGCAATTCAGTCTGGCTTCAGATTCAACTATAGTTCATAACCAACAAGGCTGCTCGCGTTTTGATCCGGGTATTTCAGGGGCAATTCTTATAGTTATATTTCGTAATTTTGCAGCCAATCCATTTAAGATAGAACTATGAGCGAACTAACTCCACTAAGCGAAATAGGTGAGTTTGGACTGATCAGACGCATAAAAGAGCATGTGGTTTTGCAACATGCCTCAACTATAAAAGGAATCGGCGATGATGCAGCAATATTAGAGCCGGAAGAAAAGCAGTTGGTCGTAACCAGTGACATGCTGCTGGAAGGCGTACATTTCGACCTTACTTTCTGCCCGTTAAAGCACCTGGGTTATAAAGCTGTAGCAGTTAACGTGTCGGATATTGCTGCCATGAACGCAAAGCCTACCCAGATTACGGTGAACATTGCCGTTGGCGCACGCTACACCGTAGAGGCGATAGATGAACTATACGAAGGTATACGGCTGGCCTGCGAGAACTATAAAGTTGACCTGGTGGGTGGTGATACGACATCATCCAGAGCCGGTTTAGTGATAAGTATTACAGCCATTGGGGAAGTAGCGAAAGGCGAAGCAGTACTACGCAGCGGCGCTAAAGTAAACGACCTGATCTGTTTAACCGGTGATATTGGCGCGGCTTATTTGGGTTTACAGGTACTGGAGCGCGAAAAGCAAGCCTTTATGGCAGACCCTGAAATGCAGCCGCAACTCGAGAGCCACGAATATATAGTTGGCCGCCAGCTCCGCCCGGAAGCCCGCATGGATGTAATTCACGAACTAAAAGAGCTTAACATTAAACCAACTTCCATGATCGACGTGTCGGATGGGTTGGCTTCGGAGCTGATGCATATTTGTTCGCAGTCTGGAGTAGGCGCTACCAT
This genomic interval carries:
- the fabG gene encoding 3-oxoacyl-[acyl-carrier-protein] reductase — translated: MKALEGKIALVTGASKGIGRAIAQKFVEEGAQVAFTYLSSVEKGQALEQELTANGGKAKGYRSDASDIAQADKLIEDVVADFGKIDILVNNAGITRDGLLMRMTEDQWDAVINTNLKSVFNLTKGATKHMMRAKYGTIINITSVVGIKGNAGQANYAASKAGSIGFTKSVALELGSRNIRCNAIAPGFIETEMTGELDQKVVDEWRKAIPLKRGGTPEDVANCAVFLASDQSSYITGQVLQVDGGMLT
- the thiL gene encoding thiamine-phosphate kinase, whose amino-acid sequence is MSELTPLSEIGEFGLIRRIKEHVVLQHASTIKGIGDDAAILEPEEKQLVVTSDMLLEGVHFDLTFCPLKHLGYKAVAVNVSDIAAMNAKPTQITVNIAVGARYTVEAIDELYEGIRLACENYKVDLVGGDTTSSRAGLVISITAIGEVAKGEAVLRSGAKVNDLICLTGDIGAAYLGLQVLEREKQAFMADPEMQPQLESHEYIVGRQLRPEARMDVIHELKELNIKPTSMIDVSDGLASELMHICSQSGVGATIYRENLPADEQMLEAAMEFNLDPVMCMLNGGEDYELLFTVPLSDYDKLKNHPDISIIGKITEASDGINMANKHGQSFPLKAQGWTHF
- a CDS encoding peptidoglycan DD-metalloendopeptidase family protein, with amino-acid sequence MFKRSIGLAILVAVSLLVFFTVVQNLTFEKASAQSKPNPVAKPSPEPEAKAPAPVVYGIPTDSLEIVEATVERGENLSEILDNYNISLTTISELAKKSKPVFNVRRISANRNYTILHLPDSGKTAQYFIYEPSETEYVIYDLRKELNVTLEKRRIDTVERAIAGIIQNSLFVALTEAGGSAQLVNHFADIYAWRLDLNRLQPGDKFKLIYDEHVVNGKTIGFGKIKSAYFEHEGKELYAIGFDQGKGIGYYDQEGKSLKRAFLREPLEFSRISSRFSKSRFHPVQKRYKPHLGTDFAARHGTPIRTVGDGIVLEAKYTRGNGYYVKIKHNKTYTTQYLHMSKFARGVRTGSRVKQGQTIGYVGSTGLATGPHLCYRFWKNGKQVDALRVKLPSADPVKKSKLDEFEQLKEATINQMQAINFDGTQQPELLASDKQETQKGA